A window of Thiocapsa bogorovii genomic DNA:
GAGGTGGAGGGTACGGTCGTCGAGACGGCGCCGACCGATGTTGCAGCCGCTCAGCGGACGGCAACCTCGCAGCTTGAGGCCGGCGCGGGCGCCGCCGGCGGAGCGTTACTGTTCGGTGGCGTGGCTGCGGCCGGCTTCATCGCAGCGTTGGCAGCCGGGTCCGGGAGTAATCCGCCCGCCCCGCCGCCTCGTCCGATCAGTCCGCAATAGTCTCTTAGACCTCCGAAGCGGCTCGGCCCAACTAGCGCCCGCGACAGGCTGATCTGCTGCTCGGCGAGCAACGACTCGCCAAGAGCGGTAGGCCTGTCCGGGCGCAAACGCTGTGCGGCGCTGTTTCGGCTCGAGGCCAGCCGCGGCGCCAGCGAAGCTCTTTACATTCTGCGCACCCTGCTCGACTCCGGCGCGTCGACCTGGCGGCAGGGGCGCAGAGCGTTCCGAGGAGGCTCCCGCGCAGCGGTCAAGGCGTCCGAAAGCAAGGAGTGGTGCGCGTCCTCATCCGAGTGGATCGGGGAGGAACATCGATTCCAGTCCGAGTATGCGGGCCGCTTTCTGCAAGTGCCGGGCGAAACCGCCGAACTGGACCTGCTCGCGACTGGCCTGATCCAGCGTGCGCGCAGCGGCGAGTGGGACGCTGTCGTAGCCCCTCCGTGCAAAGGTGTCCGCATCGTCGCCAGCGAGCTCGACCATCGCTTGGCTGATCTCAACGATTGCGCAGTCGTTCCAATCGTCGTGCAGACGACACCTGACCGTATCGATTGCACCGGCATCGGCTGGATTGTCGCGCGAGCGTCTTGCCAGCGCGGCCATCGCCTCTCCCTCCGCGATCCGACACACGGCAGTCGCCGAAGCCGTCTCCGCCGCTGCCAGCATCCTGTCGGTGAAGTCCTCCCGAACGTATACCGAGCACACGTTGGTTTTCCCCCATTGCACGCCCCGCGCACGCCGGGCGGCGCTGCGCCTATTCGCCTTAGGGGTCGCTGCGCCTCGTCGGCGCGCCTTGGCCCGACGTTTGCATAAAGCGCCATTGTTCAGGTCGGCGAGGATGTCAACAACTGATTGTCGAACGGGGCGTGACGCTTCCAGCGATCGGTGTGAAAGTCACGCTCGTCGGTGGACAGGATGCGGCCGTGTCCGAGTGCTTCGGCCAGCACGACAAGCGATGCATCGGCCAGGTCCATTGGCAGATCGGAATACTTGTGCATCAGTTCCGCGACGCGTGGCAGGTGGCTGCAGTCGATAGCGAACAGCTCCGCGGCACCGTCGCGCAAGCTGTCGATAAATGCCTGCTGGGCGTGCTCGCCAACCCGGCTCAGCAACAGATGGCAGGTTTCGGTGGCGACCGGCCAGGTGGTGATCAGTCCTTCGGTTGACTGGGTCAGCCAAGCGGTTGCCGCCTGGTGCCAGTGGTCGCGCCTGTTTGCCAGAGCGAGCCAGAAACCGGTGTCAGCGATGATCATCCGTCTTCTTGGCCAGGGACTCGGTCAGGTGTTGTTTGTAGTCCCGAGAGAGCTCGGTGTCGGCCTCTCCGCAGCCAATGAAGGCGTTTCGGCGCAGGATGTCGGCTGGACATGGGGGCTCGACGGCCTCTTGTGCGTAGTAACGATCGATGGCGGCTCGCAGCACATCGGTGCGACTGCGGCCGGTGCGCCGACAGAGCTCATCGAGTTTTCTGGCGCGTGCATCGTCGAGCCTGGCGTTGACTCGCATCTCGTCCCTCCGGCGCGATTGTATGACGCAGCGTATGACGCGTTTGGTCGGGTGTCAGTCGGAGGTCGGGGCGGCTTCAATCGCCCGTACAGGGCCGGGGATGGGGCGTGGCTTTTATGGCCGACTGAGGTCGCCTCTACCCAATGGGTTATGCCGGGCTCCGACGGTCGTCCGGCCTGCGGTTCCGAGAGGCTTGGGCTCAGGGAATGCGGACGTTGATGCCGGGGAAGCGCTGCAGCACGGCGGCTCGGAGGGCGGCCTTGGCGCCGTGCTCGCCGTGGACGAGGATCACCTCCCCGGGTGGAGTAGACATGGCGCCGACGAAGTCGAGCAGATCCTGTTGGTCGGCATGGGCGGAGTAGCCGCCGATGGTGTGGACGCGGGCGCGGATGTCGTAGCGGCGGCCGTCGAGCTGGACATAGCCGCCGCGGGGTCCGTAGCGCTGGATGTCTCGGCCCGGGGTGCCGGCGGCTTGATAGCCGACGAAGAGCACGTCGTGGCGTGGGTCGCCGAGCATGGCCTTGAGGTAATTGACGATCCGCCCGCCGGCGCACATGCCGCTCGCGGCGACCACGATGGCGGGACGATGCTCGCGCGCGAGGTACTCGACCATGCGCAGATGTGCGGCGTGGTCGTCGACGGTGAGCATCCGATCGAAGGCGAGCGGGTGGCGACCGGCTGCAACCCTGGCCTTGGCCTCGCGGTCCCAGTGCGCGCGCAGTCGGCGGTAGCCGGCGGTCAGGTCCGCCGCCAGCGGTGAGTCCAGCACCACCGCGAGATCATCCCAGCGCCATTTGCCGCCGGTGTCTTGGGTGCCTCGGTTCTCGTGCACCAAGGTCTCAAGCTCGTAGAGCAACTCCTGCGTCCGCCCGATGCTGAAGGCCGGGATCAAGAGGGTGCCGCCGTCTTCGAAGGCGTGCTCGACCATGGCCCGCAGCCGCTGTCGACGTGTGCTGCGGTCCTCGTGGATGCGGTCGCCGTAGGTGCTTTCGAGCACGACGATGTCGGCGGATTCCGGCGGGGTCGGGTCCGGCAGCAGCGGGGTGTGGGGTGCGCCGAGGTCTCCCGAGAAGAGCACGCGGGTGGTGGTCCCGGCGCGGGTGAGGTCACAGTCGACATAGGCGGAGCCGAGGATGTGTCCGGCTTGCTGCAAACGGACGCGCAGCCCGGGATCGCCCGTGATCAAGGGGTACCAGTCCCCGTACCGCAGCGGGACCAGGCGTGCCTGTAGACCGCGCAGGACGGCCTCGATGAGCGCGGCATTGCGTGTGACGCCGACCTTCAGGGCGTCTTCCAAGACCAGGGGGAGAAGCTCCGCCGAGGCCTCGCTACAGAGGATGGGCCCCCGAAAGCCGGCGGCCAGAAGATGGGGCAGGCGCCCGAAGTGGTCGATGTGCACATGGGTCAGGATCAGCGCCTGGATCCGATCGACCGAAAAGCCGATGCCGGGGCGTTCGGCACCCGAGCCGTCGGAGGCGGTCTCCGCACCTTGAAACAGCCCGCAGTCGATCAGGACGGAGCGTCCGTCGCCGAGCATCAGTTCATGGCAGGAGCCGGTGACGCCGTCGACGGCGCCGTGGTGTTGGATCAATGGTGTTGTGTTGGTCATTCCTTTTCCATCGTCCATGTCGCCGCCGCGCAGGGGCGTAGGGGCGAATTCATTCGCCCTTTCCAAAACAAGCGTTGATCCGGGACCACGGGGCGACTGAAGTCGCCCCTACATGACCCTACACGCCCCTATTGGCAGGCTTCGCACTCGGGGTCGAGGATGGAGCAGGCGGCGGGTGCGGCGGCTCCGTTGCCTTTTCCGTTGCCTTTGGTCTTGTCGAGCGAGAGATAGTTACCGCCGACCGCGCTGAGGCGGTTGGCCTTGCCGGCGTCGTCCATCGTGGACTTCTCCACATGGGTCGCGCCCATGGAGCGGAGATAGTAGGTCGTCTTCAGGCCCCGCACCCATGCCAGCTTGTAGAGGTTGTCGAGCTTCTTGCCGCTGGGCTCGCGCATGTAGAGGTTGAGGCTCTGGGCCTGGTCGAGCCATTTCTGACGGCGGCTGCCGGCCTCGATCAGCCAGCGGGCGTCGACCTCGAAGGCGGTGGCGTAGAGCGCCTTGAGATCCTCCGGGATGCGGTCGATCTGCTGGATCGAGCCGTCGTAGTATTTGAGATCGTTGACCATCACCGAGTCCCAAAGGCCGCGTTCCTTCAGATCGACCACCAGGTACGGGTTGACGACGGTGAACTCGCCCGAGAGGTTGGATTTGACGAAGAGGTTCTGGTAGGTCGGCTCGATCGACTGACTGACCCCGACGATGTTGCTGATGGTCGCGGTCGGGGCGATGGCCATGCAGTTGGAGTTGCGCATGCCGACGGTGCGCACGCGCTCCCGCAGGGCATCCCAGTCCAGCGTGGTGCCCGCGTCCATCTGCAGGTAGCTGCCGCGTGCCTCCGCGAGCAGCTTGATGCTGTCGACCGGCAGGATCCCGCGGCTCCAGAGCGAGCCCTCGAAGCTCTGATAGCGCCCGCGCTCTTGGGCGAGATCCGTGCTGGCCTGGATCGCGTAGTAGCTGAACGCCTCCATGCTGTGGTCGGCGAACTGCACGGCTTCGAGGCTCGCGTAGGGGATACGCAGCCGATAGAGGGCGTCCTGGAAGCCCATGATGCCGAGCCCGACCGGACGGTGCCGCAGGTTGGAGTTGCGCGCCTGCGGGACGTTGTAGAAGTTGTAGTCGATGACATTGTCGAGCATCCGCATGGCGGTGCTGACCGTCTTGCGCAGACGCTTGGTGTCGAGGCCCTTCTCGGTGACGTGCGCGGCCAGATTCACACTGCCGAGATTGCAGACGGCGATCTCCAAGTCATTGGTATGTAAGGTTATCTCC
This region includes:
- a CDS encoding ribbon-helix-helix domain-containing protein, whose protein sequence is MRVNARLDDARARKLDELCRRTGRSRTDVLRAAIDRYYAQEAVEPPCPADILRRNAFIGCGEADTELSRDYKQHLTESLAKKTDDHR
- a CDS encoding MBL fold metallo-hydrolase RNA specificity domain-containing protein, whose amino-acid sequence is MTNTTPLIQHHGAVDGVTGSCHELMLGDGRSVLIDCGLFQGAETASDGSGAERPGIGFSVDRIQALILTHVHIDHFGRLPHLLAAGFRGPILCSEASAELLPLVLEDALKVGVTRNAALIEAVLRGLQARLVPLRYGDWYPLITGDPGLRVRLQQAGHILGSAYVDCDLTRAGTTTRVLFSGDLGAPHTPLLPDPTPPESADIVVLESTYGDRIHEDRSTRRQRLRAMVEHAFEDGGTLLIPAFSIGRTQELLYELETLVHENRGTQDTGGKWRWDDLAVVLDSPLAADLTAGYRRLRAHWDREAKARVAAGRHPLAFDRMLTVDDHAAHLRMVEYLAREHRPAIVVAASGMCAGGRIVNYLKAMLGDPRHDVLFVGYQAAGTPGRDIQRYGPRGGYVQLDGRRYDIRARVHTIGGYSAHADQQDLLDFVGAMSTPPGEVILVHGEHGAKAALRAAVLQRFPGINVRIP
- a CDS encoding PIN domain-containing protein, with product MCSVYVREDFTDRMLAAAETASATAVCRIAEGEAMAALARRSRDNPADAGAIDTVRCRLHDDWNDCAIVEISQAMVELAGDDADTFARRGYDSVPLAAARTLDQASREQVQFGGFARHLQKAARILGLESMFLPDPLG
- a CDS encoding type II toxin-antitoxin system VapC family toxin produces the protein MIIADTGFWLALANRRDHWHQAATAWLTQSTEGLITTWPVATETCHLLLSRVGEHAQQAFIDSLRDGAAELFAIDCSHLPRVAELMHKYSDLPMDLADASLVVLAEALGHGRILSTDERDFHTDRWKRHAPFDNQLLTSSPT